In the Acetonema longum DSM 6540 genome, GTCCAGTTCCGGGCCGGTCATAACCGTGGATTCGTCATCGGCAATGCCCAGTTCCTGAGCAATGGCAAAGGCCGTATCCCGGTAGTCGCCGGTGATCATCACCGGGCGGATACCGGCGGTCCGGCAGACCTTAACCGCGTCTTTCACTTCCGGGCGGGCAGGATCAATCATGCCCAGCAGGCCCGTAAAGATCAGACTTTGCTCGACGGCAGCCGCCGTGATATCATCCGGCAGCGCCGCGTAGCGGCGGTAGGCCACGGCCAGCACCCGCAGCGCCTGCTTGGCCATGTCCTGGTTGGCCTCAAGCACTGTCTGCCGGATCTCTTGGGTCAGTTCGTGGACTTCGCCGTTGATCTGGATATGGGTGCAGCGGCCTAGTAAAATGTCCGGCGCGCCCTTGACAAAGGCAATGATTTTCTGGGATTCGTCCTGGTGGAAAGTCGTCATCATTTTCCGGGCCGAATCAAAAGGAATTTCCTGAATGCGGGGATGGGCGTCATTCAGCGTCTGCCGGCTGTATCCCGCCTTGGCGGCGGCCACGATCAGAGCTCCCTCGGTGGGGTCGCCGGCGATGCGCCAGGTTTTGCTGCTTTCTTCCTGACGCAGGGAAGCGTCATTGCAGAGAGATCCGCCTTTTAACAGCAAATCAAGGTCAGAAGTATTTTTGGCCTCCAACAGTTGGCCGTTGCGGGAGAATGAACCTTGCGGATTGTAGCCTTCACCGGTTAACTCATAAATAGAATTGCCGGCAAAAACCCGGACGACTGTCATCTGGTTCTGGGTCAGAGTCCCGGTTTTGTCGGAACAAATAACGGTGGTGCTGCCTAATGTTTCCACAGCATGGAGTTTTTTGACGATGGCATTGCGTTTAACCATCCGCTGCATACCTAAAGCCAGCACGATGGTTACTACTGCCGGCAGCCCCTCCGGAATGGCGGCTACCGCCAGACTGACGGCGATCATGAACATGCTGAGCAGCGGCTCGCCGCGCCACAGGCCTAACAGGAAGACGATGACGCAGATACCCAGACAGCTGTAGCCCAGGATCTTCCCGAACTCTTCCAGACGCCGCTGCAAGGGAGTCTGCTCATCTTCGAAATGCTGAATCATCGTCGCGATTTTGCCCAGTTCGGTTTTCATGCCGGTATCGGTAACCACCGCTTTGCCCCGGCCATAGGTGATGACCGTACTCATGAAGCCCATATTTTTGCGGTCTCCCAGAGGCGCTTCATGGTCGATGGCTCTCGGTTCCTTTTCCACCGGCACCGATTCGCCTGTCAGCGACGCTTCTTCTATTTTCAGGTTAACGGCTTCCAGCAGGCGTACATCAGCCGGCACATAGTCACCGGTTTCCAGGATGATCACGTCCCCCGGCACCAGTTCATCAGAAGTGATGACTTCCTGTTTGCCGTCCCGAATGACTTTTGATGTGGGAGCAGCTAACTTTTTCAAGGCCTCCAGCGCCTTTTCCGCCCGGGATTCCTGCATCACGCCCAGCCCGGCGTTTAATACGACGATAGCCATAATCACCAGGGAATCCACTACTTCCCCGACAAAGGCCGAAACGATGCTGGCGCCAATCAGAATTAAGACTAAAAAGTCCTTGAGCTGCTCTAGTAACATTTGAAACGTAGTCCGGCCCTCTTTGTGAATCAGTTCGTTGGG is a window encoding:
- a CDS encoding cation-translocating P-type ATPase, whose amino-acid sequence is MSNRVWYQQDSKEVVAALDSDVSTGLSSAEAEARLKQFGPNELIHKEGRTTFQMLLEQLKDFLVLILIGASIVSAFVGEVVDSLVIMAIVVLNAGLGVMQESRAEKALEALKKLAAPTSKVIRDGKQEVITSDELVPGDVIILETGDYVPADVRLLEAVNLKIEEASLTGESVPVEKEPRAIDHEAPLGDRKNMGFMSTVITYGRGKAVVTDTGMKTELGKIATMIQHFEDEQTPLQRRLEEFGKILGYSCLGICVIVFLLGLWRGEPLLSMFMIAVSLAVAAIPEGLPAVVTIVLALGMQRMVKRNAIVKKLHAVETLGSTTVICSDKTGTLTQNQMTVVRVFAGNSIYELTGEGYNPQGSFSRNGQLLEAKNTSDLDLLLKGGSLCNDASLRQEESSKTWRIAGDPTEGALIVAAAKAGYSRQTLNDAHPRIQEIPFDSARKMMTTFHQDESQKIIAFVKGAPDILLGRCTHIQINGEVHELTQEIRQTVLEANQDMAKQALRVLAVAYRRYAALPDDITAAAVEQSLIFTGLLGMIDPARPEVKDAVKVCRTAGIRPVMITGDYRDTAFAIAQELGIADDESTVMTGPELDKLSPDELRQVVRRSSVFARVSPENKVAIVDALQQNQEIAAMTGDGVNDAPALKKARIGVAMGITGTDVTKETADIVLTDDNFASIVSAVEEGRVIYSNIRKFVFFLLSCNFAEILLIFLTMLLGWPIPLLPIHLLLLNLVTDAFPALALGMEQREPGVMDQPPRDPNESLIDVRMRWMIGIQSTVLALAVIGSFKYALNTFGGDLEIARTYSLATLISGELLRAYSTRSEFHSIFKIGVFSNKYMNLGVLASFAILMLAMYSPFSDIFRTVHLSFWDWDVILAFAALPLISAELGKVVLNRMHGHGATVKNN